A window of Formosa sp. Hel1_31_208 contains these coding sequences:
- a CDS encoding RagB/SusD family nutrient uptake outer membrane protein, giving the protein MKNLKITFVFIALIIMASCSDDFVDVKSNNENSEDFFNTEEDYQNALIAAYDLLQSTYINVMLGDIASDNTLAGGGDSNDGPGIQEIDDMIHTPINEELSNIWEWMYAGVNRANYILEFQNNINFDGKEAVLAQARFLRAYYYFELVKFFGDVPFVIDRRIQFGDQFEIPKTSKDVIYDQIELDLIYAAENLPYVQQQTGRITKGAAQALLGKVYLFQDEFALSAAVLEDLINNGPYDLLVDYSTMFENDNENNIESVFEVQYTDVEGASFDCFQCSEGNIAVGFNGIRGYNGPIFESGFSFNVPTQEVVDEFEEGDLRLETAILDIEAWAAETGATYSTGNEHTGYYNRKYIAREGDLNIGDANLTNPNNYRAIRFADVLLMAAEALNRGGINDMQAQSYLNRVRERAFGNSDHNVTLTGVALTNAIYHERRVELVGEGHHFFDLVRTGRAADEIDGFQEQKHELFPIPLIEIQLAGGQWEQNQGY; this is encoded by the coding sequence ATGAAAAATTTAAAAATCACTTTTGTTTTTATAGCATTGATTATCATGGCTTCATGCAGTGATGATTTCGTAGATGTTAAATCTAACAATGAAAACTCAGAAGATTTCTTTAACACCGAAGAAGATTATCAAAACGCTTTGATTGCAGCATACGACCTATTACAATCGACATATATCAATGTGATGTTAGGTGATATTGCCTCTGATAATACTTTAGCTGGTGGTGGTGATTCAAATGATGGACCAGGAATACAAGAAATTGATGATATGATTCATACGCCAATTAATGAAGAACTGAGCAACATATGGGAATGGATGTATGCAGGTGTTAATCGTGCCAATTATATTTTAGAATTTCAAAACAATATTAATTTCGACGGCAAAGAAGCTGTTTTAGCTCAAGCTCGATTTTTAAGAGCTTACTACTATTTTGAATTAGTTAAGTTTTTTGGAGATGTCCCTTTTGTTATTGACAGACGAATACAGTTTGGAGATCAATTTGAAATTCCAAAAACATCTAAAGATGTGATATATGATCAAATTGAATTAGATTTAATTTATGCTGCGGAAAACTTACCTTATGTACAGCAACAGACCGGAAGAATTACAAAAGGAGCCGCACAAGCACTTTTAGGTAAAGTCTATTTGTTTCAAGACGAGTTTGCATTATCTGCAGCAGTATTAGAAGATCTAATTAATAATGGACCATATGATTTACTTGTAGATTATAGTACGATGTTTGAGAATGATAATGAGAATAATATTGAATCGGTTTTTGAAGTACAGTATACCGATGTTGAAGGAGCATCCTTTGATTGTTTTCAGTGTAGTGAAGGTAACATTGCTGTTGGGTTTAATGGTATCAGAGGATATAACGGTCCTATTTTTGAATCTGGCTTTAGCTTTAATGTCCCTACACAAGAAGTGGTTGATGAATTTGAAGAAGGAGATTTACGACTCGAAACTGCCATATTAGATATTGAAGCGTGGGCTGCAGAAACAGGCGCTACATATAGTACAGGAAATGAACATACAGGATATTACAATAGAAAATATATTGCTCGTGAGGGCGATTTAAATATTGGAGATGCTAATTTAACTAACCCTAATAATTACAGAGCAATACGTTTTGCCGATGTGTTATTAATGGCAGCTGAAGCATTAAATAGAGGAGGAATTAATGATATGCAAGCACAAAGCTATCTCAATAGAGTTAGAGAACGTGCTTTTGGTAATTCTGATCATAATGTGACTTTAACTGGAGTAGCATTAACTAATGCAATTTATCACGAAAGACGTGTCGAACTTGTTGGAGAAGGTCATCATTTTTTCGATCTTGTAAGAACAGGTCGTGCTGCTGATGAAATTGATGGTTTTCAAGAGCAAAAACACGAACTATTTCCAATACCGTTAATTGAAATACAATTAGCTGGAGGGCAATGGGAACAAAATCAAGGATATTAA
- a CDS encoding TonB-dependent receptor, translated as MYSKLFTILVVIFSASLYAQNINVTGTITETSTGIPLPGVNVLVKNTSKGASTDFDGKFVLNDVSINSVLVISYLGYKTKEITVTNAEPLFITLDEDSESLDEVVVIGYGTQRKKEITGAVSVVSSETIENLKPTRIEQALQGQVAGVNIVSNSGSPGASATISIRGVSTNGDSRPLILVDGTVVEDLSVINPNDIETVNVLKDATAGIYGVRAANGVILITTKSGRKSMPLTVELNTYGGFQETTRTLPVLNATEYALLLNEAYAANGENIPFSNVAGLGQGTNWQDRVFQKAPIVSTAITLKGGGEKSTYAYGGSFLTQDGIVGGDKSNFSRLTQRLSYSLDFLKNFKINTGVTWTHTSRRVLPENGIGSVLFNAINIAPTINTNQAANDLGFEIVNPIKQINNTFNRGLVDKINGNINLSYNFLEHFTAQASYQFNYAEVDSKVFSPEIDYGIQGTVDKVFDIQRNQVVETKSFFRDYTFDAFIKYENKFNDIHNLNVLLGTSVFKTTGNNTGNVGFGIVDNFVGNANIESATNIQNIFPFDSGFDSRLLSYFARVQYDYNGKYLVSAVIRRDGSSNFGPKNKFGYFPSASVGWIASEENFMATNSFIDFLKIRASYGVLGNDRIGAFRFVSVLDGEGVYPFNDLLNFGTTPGAISNPEIKWEKQKTLDIGLDMRFWENRMDLTLDYYKKRTEDLLVSPPVSGILGASGPGSLSPFINAGVIENKGFEFSLGYTEQLSENFKMNIKYNVSTIDNNVISVSSSGDFIPGGQFGVGQAQPSRMEAGQPIGYFRGFRTAGIFQNQAQIDTSPILNGNTQPGDLIFVDINGDGVINDDDRTNIGDPIPTATMGLNLSFDYKNFDFGAYAFASVGNDIVRNFERNIPNANRSVYFLDRWTGEGTSNSFPRVTTGATNNTLFSDFYVEDGSFIRLQNVQLGYSFSSDLLDKWGLKKLRLYVSASNLVTLTKYSGYDPTASTGEPIGGGIDYGFYPSPRTYLLGMNLKF; from the coding sequence ATGTATTCAAAATTATTTACAATTTTAGTAGTCATTTTTTCTGCTTCACTTTATGCACAGAATATAAATGTGACAGGAACAATTACTGAGACATCTACTGGTATACCACTTCCTGGAGTTAATGTCCTCGTGAAAAACACGTCCAAAGGAGCATCTACAGATTTTGATGGAAAATTCGTCCTGAATGATGTATCTATCAATTCGGTTTTAGTAATCTCATATTTAGGTTATAAAACAAAAGAAATTACAGTAACGAATGCGGAGCCTTTGTTCATTACTTTAGATGAAGATTCAGAATCACTTGACGAGGTAGTGGTAATTGGTTATGGTACACAACGAAAGAAGGAGATTACAGGTGCGGTTTCAGTAGTTTCTAGCGAAACTATTGAAAATTTAAAACCAACTCGAATTGAACAAGCACTTCAAGGACAAGTTGCTGGTGTCAATATTGTGTCAAATTCTGGATCACCTGGAGCCTCTGCTACGATAAGTATTAGAGGTGTTTCTACCAATGGAGATTCACGTCCTTTAATTCTGGTTGATGGAACAGTGGTCGAAGACCTTAGTGTTATCAATCCAAATGATATTGAAACAGTTAATGTGTTAAAAGATGCAACAGCCGGTATATACGGTGTGCGTGCTGCCAATGGTGTTATATTAATAACAACAAAATCAGGTCGTAAAAGTATGCCGTTAACAGTGGAATTAAATACTTATGGCGGATTTCAAGAAACTACAAGGACATTACCAGTGTTAAATGCCACCGAGTACGCCCTTTTGTTAAATGAAGCTTATGCGGCTAATGGAGAAAATATACCATTTTCGAACGTCGCAGGTTTAGGGCAAGGTACAAATTGGCAAGATAGAGTCTTTCAAAAGGCGCCTATAGTGAGTACCGCGATTACACTTAAGGGTGGTGGAGAAAAATCAACTTATGCTTATGGTGGGTCATTTTTAACCCAAGATGGTATTGTTGGTGGTGATAAGTCAAACTTTTCAAGGCTAACACAACGCTTAAGTTATAGTTTAGATTTTCTTAAAAACTTCAAGATTAATACGGGTGTCACTTGGACGCACACTTCAAGAAGAGTGCTTCCTGAAAATGGAATTGGTTCCGTTTTATTTAACGCTATTAACATAGCGCCAACCATAAATACGAATCAAGCTGCAAATGACTTAGGATTTGAGATAGTTAATCCGATTAAACAAATTAACAATACATTTAACAGAGGCTTAGTTGATAAAATAAATGGTAATATTAATTTATCATATAATTTTCTGGAACACTTTACAGCTCAGGCAAGTTACCAGTTTAATTATGCAGAAGTAGATAGTAAAGTGTTTTCTCCAGAAATTGACTATGGTATTCAGGGTACAGTAGATAAAGTGTTCGATATTCAAAGAAATCAAGTTGTAGAAACTAAGAGTTTTTTTAGAGACTATACGTTTGATGCCTTTATAAAGTATGAAAATAAATTTAATGATATCCATAATTTAAATGTACTGTTGGGAACCTCAGTTTTTAAAACTACAGGTAATAATACAGGGAATGTAGGATTTGGTATTGTCGATAATTTTGTTGGTAATGCAAATATAGAGAGCGCCACTAATATTCAAAACATCTTTCCTTTCGATTCTGGTTTTGACTCAAGATTATTATCATATTTCGCCAGAGTACAATATGATTATAATGGGAAATATTTAGTTTCCGCAGTGATAAGACGTGATGGGTCAAGTAATTTCGGACCTAAGAATAAGTTTGGTTATTTCCCATCTGCATCTGTTGGATGGATCGCCTCCGAAGAAAACTTCATGGCTACTAATTCGTTTATAGACTTCTTAAAGATAAGAGCCTCCTATGGTGTGTTAGGTAACGACCGAATTGGAGCATTTAGATTCGTTTCAGTTCTTGATGGAGAAGGTGTTTATCCGTTTAATGATTTACTAAATTTCGGTACTACTCCTGGAGCTATCTCTAACCCAGAAATTAAATGGGAAAAACAAAAAACACTTGATATAGGATTGGATATGCGTTTCTGGGAAAATAGAATGGATTTAACACTTGACTATTATAAAAAGCGTACCGAAGATTTACTCGTTTCACCACCCGTATCAGGAATATTAGGAGCCTCGGGTCCAGGCTCACTTTCACCATTTATTAATGCTGGAGTGATAGAAAATAAAGGGTTTGAATTTTCTCTTGGTTATACAGAACAATTGAGTGAAAATTTTAAAATGAATATTAAATACAACGTTTCAACCATTGATAATAATGTCATCTCTGTTAGTAGTTCTGGAGATTTTATTCCTGGAGGACAATTTGGTGTAGGTCAAGCTCAACCCTCTAGAATGGAAGCTGGTCAGCCAATTGGTTATTTCAGAGGATTTAGAACAGCGGGAATATTTCAAAATCAAGCCCAGATAGACACTTCACCTATTCTTAATGGGAATACACAGCCAGGGGATTTAATTTTTGTAGATATTAATGGTGATGGTGTAATCAATGATGATGACCGAACTAATATTGGAGACCCAATTCCAACAGCAACAATGGGTTTAAATCTTTCTTTTGATTATAAGAATTTCGATTTTGGCGCATATGCATTTGCCTCTGTAGGAAATGATATCGTGAGAAATTTTGAACGTAACATACCAAATGCTAACCGATCCGTTTACTTTCTAGATCGCTGGACTGGTGAAGGAACCAGTAACTCATTCCCAAGAGTAACCACAGGAGCAACAAATAATACGCTGTTTTCAGATTTTTATGTTGAAGATGGATCGTTTATCCGACTTCAAAATGTGCAGTTAGGGTATTCATTCTCATCTGACCTTTTAGACAAATGGGGACTAAAAAAATTACGACTATATGTCTCTGCAAGTAATTTAGTAACGTTAACAAAATATAGTGGATACGATCCAACAGCATCAACAGGAGAACCTATTGGTGGTGGTATTGATTATGGATTTTATCCGTCACCAAGAACATATTTATTAGGAATGAACTTAAAATTTTAA
- a CDS encoding PKD domain-containing protein, giving the protein MMNRLKYIGIMLFSFLLITTCQDEDKEFGNITAPTNLSLSFEIVGQSLDNPNGDGSGFVVFTATADNALNYRFTFSDNSSDESSYTGVTTHRFSVQGIVTYTVSVIATGTGGASSTTSVTLDVVSAFDDQEAKIFLTGGPGLSKTWYPKVDENGHLGVGPTLEQDGNDDGSLNGHWFPQYDSTNAFGKCDDEDTDCFCDQDMTFSLDENNQLTYTHNNNGQSFFNWAHCDATGQQCDEFVDTCFDFDTTGVSDVTIIPSSTDWSQIADPDFPAPRGSVMNFSGNAFMGYYTGVSSYEILEIEEDYLYVRFYDAVNPVLAWYQMFTTTQPD; this is encoded by the coding sequence ATGATGAATAGACTTAAATATATAGGAATCATGTTGTTTAGCTTTTTGTTAATAACAACATGTCAGGATGAAGACAAAGAATTCGGTAATATCACAGCGCCGACAAATTTGTCGCTTAGTTTTGAAATTGTCGGACAATCATTAGATAACCCTAACGGTGATGGGTCTGGATTCGTTGTATTTACAGCAACAGCAGATAATGCTTTAAACTATAGATTTACTTTTAGTGATAATTCTTCAGATGAATCCTCATATACAGGTGTAACAACACACCGCTTTTCTGTACAAGGTATAGTTACATATACGGTAAGTGTTATCGCTACGGGAACCGGAGGAGCTTCTTCAACAACATCTGTAACGCTTGATGTCGTTAGTGCATTTGATGATCAGGAAGCTAAGATCTTTTTAACTGGAGGTCCAGGTCTGTCTAAAACATGGTACCCAAAAGTTGACGAAAATGGTCATTTGGGAGTAGGTCCAACATTAGAGCAGGATGGAAATGATGATGGTAGTCTCAATGGACATTGGTTTCCACAATACGATTCCACAAATGCCTTCGGAAAATGTGATGATGAAGATACAGATTGCTTTTGTGACCAAGACATGACATTTTCTTTAGATGAAAACAATCAATTAACGTATACCCATAATAATAATGGTCAATCATTTTTTAATTGGGCTCACTGTGATGCTACAGGACAGCAGTGTGATGAATTTGTGGATACCTGTTTTGATTTTGATACTACAGGAGTAAGTGATGTTACTATTATACCTTCTTCTACAGATTGGTCACAGATTGCAGATCCAGATTTCCCTGCACCAAGAGGTTCAGTAATGAATTTCTCAGGCAATGCTTTTATGGGCTATTATACTGGAGTATCGTCATATGAAATATTGGAGATTGAGGAAGATTATCTTTATGTGAGGTTTTATGATGCAGTAAACCCGGTATTAGCCTGGTACCAGATGTTTACAACTACTCAGCCAGATTAA
- a CDS encoding triple tyrosine motif-containing protein, with product MRLLTVSLFLVFCIGMRAQEIPPVEIYSTKQYHAENQNWAISQSSDQNIFVANNKGLLEFNGESWRLYSSPQESIMRAVLAVDDVVYTGNYMEFGYWKRDKFGKLNYTSLSQTLNLPLVEDEEIWNILKLDDWILFQSLDRIIIYNTSDGGYKIINSKTKLTKAFKADDSIFFQSINLGLFKIENGKAQLFIDDDIVKENTVVNMFIHEGEFLIQTQNQGFFTYKNNSLEAWNISTQSILNQVSVYNSIQLSDKSFALGTISNGIIYLHPNGDMNYQINQSNGLSNNTVLSLFEDDDYNIWLALDNGINCVNTNSPFSIYNDQKGTIGTVYTSIVHNGLLYLGTNQGLFYKSLKSKDDFKFIKETRGQVWSLAELYDTLFCSHNNGTFIVEEDTVKTVNNSDGTWNVKPIATNQNLLLEGSYNGLNILELKNGEWKFKNKIEGFDISSRYFEYYPSNQVFVSHEYKGVFKLKVDEQFTKILSVDKDTSVDKGLHSSLLKHNGNILYTYKDGVYKYNKDLSAFKKDSLLSLSFNPNTYISGKLVKSDETNKLWSFSSDGLSYISSGKLSEQLEIEKISLPSSIRNNMGGYENISHMMDQKYLFGSSSGYLLIDLDKLSHKVYTINVNAVSTYVNNNESAEVVISEKGNFKNKENDIEFSYSVTEYDKYIEAEYQYQLEGAYNQWSDWTTKPSERFKNLPSGEYTFRVKAKVGDNLSVNEATYEFTIAKPWHLTNAMLTIYFLSFIVLLLLTHNIYKRYYKKQREGFLKTAQREIEMKKLENEQQLMSFKNEKLRQDIEGKNRELAISTMSLIKKNEFLNTIKNQLKSVEKDQDVKSVIAVIDRNINNTDDWKFFQEAFNNADKDFLKKVKSKHPDLTPNDLKLCAYLRLNLTSKEIAPLLNISPRSVEVKRYRLRKKMDLPHEFSLTNYILDI from the coding sequence ATGAGATTACTGACTGTAAGCCTTTTTTTAGTGTTCTGTATTGGCATGCGAGCACAGGAAATTCCTCCAGTTGAGATTTATTCCACGAAGCAATATCATGCAGAGAACCAAAACTGGGCTATTTCTCAATCTTCAGATCAAAATATATTTGTAGCAAATAATAAAGGATTATTAGAATTTAATGGAGAGTCATGGCGACTTTATTCTTCGCCTCAAGAAAGTATCATGAGAGCTGTACTAGCTGTTGATGACGTAGTGTATACAGGGAATTATATGGAGTTTGGATATTGGAAACGAGATAAATTCGGAAAATTAAATTATACATCGTTATCGCAAACTCTCAATTTACCTTTGGTAGAGGATGAGGAAATATGGAATATTCTTAAGTTAGACGATTGGATTCTTTTTCAATCATTAGATAGAATTATTATATATAATACGAGTGATGGTGGATATAAAATAATTAATTCTAAAACAAAACTCACAAAAGCATTTAAAGCAGATGATTCAATATTTTTCCAAAGTATTAATCTAGGACTCTTTAAAATCGAAAACGGGAAAGCTCAATTGTTTATTGATGATGATATCGTGAAAGAGAATACTGTTGTTAATATGTTTATTCATGAAGGTGAGTTTTTAATTCAAACGCAAAATCAAGGCTTTTTTACCTATAAAAATAACAGTCTTGAAGCATGGAATATTTCTACACAAAGTATACTAAATCAGGTGAGTGTTTACAATAGTATTCAGCTTAGCGATAAAAGTTTCGCTCTAGGGACAATTTCAAATGGCATCATTTATTTGCACCCCAATGGCGATATGAACTATCAAATTAATCAATCTAACGGATTAAGTAATAATACCGTATTATCACTTTTTGAAGACGATGATTATAACATCTGGTTAGCACTAGATAATGGGATTAATTGCGTGAATACAAATTCTCCGTTTAGTATCTATAATGATCAAAAAGGAACCATAGGAACGGTATATACCTCTATTGTGCATAATGGTCTCTTGTATTTAGGAACAAATCAAGGGTTGTTTTACAAAAGCTTAAAATCAAAAGATGATTTTAAATTCATTAAAGAAACACGAGGGCAGGTATGGTCATTAGCAGAACTATATGATACCTTGTTCTGTTCTCATAATAACGGCACCTTCATTGTCGAAGAAGATACCGTTAAAACAGTTAATAATAGTGATGGCACGTGGAATGTAAAACCGATAGCCACAAATCAAAATCTATTATTGGAAGGGAGTTATAACGGACTAAATATTCTTGAACTAAAAAATGGTGAGTGGAAATTTAAAAATAAGATTGAAGGATTTGACATTTCATCACGTTACTTCGAATACTATCCATCTAATCAAGTTTTTGTTAGTCATGAATATAAAGGTGTTTTTAAATTAAAAGTTGATGAGCAATTCACAAAAATTTTGAGTGTGGATAAAGATACTTCGGTAGATAAAGGGTTGCATTCAAGTTTATTAAAACACAATGGTAATATTCTATACACATATAAAGATGGTGTGTATAAATATAATAAGGACTTGTCTGCTTTTAAAAAAGATAGTTTGTTAAGCCTATCTTTTAATCCAAACACTTATATCTCTGGTAAACTCGTAAAATCTGACGAAACAAATAAATTGTGGAGTTTTTCAAGTGATGGGCTTAGCTATATTTCTTCAGGGAAACTAAGCGAACAACTAGAAATAGAAAAAATCTCACTTCCAAGTTCTATTAGAAACAATATGGGAGGTTATGAAAACATAAGCCATATGATGGATCAGAAATATTTGTTTGGGTCATCTTCTGGTTATTTATTAATTGATTTAGATAAGCTATCTCATAAGGTGTATACAATTAATGTTAATGCAGTAAGTACTTATGTTAATAATAATGAGAGTGCAGAAGTTGTCATTTCTGAAAAAGGAAATTTCAAAAATAAAGAGAACGATATTGAGTTTAGTTACAGTGTTACGGAGTATGACAAATATATTGAAGCAGAGTATCAATATCAGTTAGAAGGTGCTTACAACCAGTGGAGTGATTGGACTACAAAACCAAGCGAACGTTTTAAGAATTTACCATCAGGTGAATATACATTTAGAGTTAAAGCAAAAGTTGGAGATAACTTAAGTGTGAATGAAGCCACATATGAATTCACAATTGCTAAACCTTGGCACCTCACTAATGCCATGTTAACTATATACTTTCTGAGTTTTATAGTCTTATTATTATTAACACATAATATTTATAAACGATACTATAAAAAACAACGAGAAGGCTTTTTAAAGACTGCACAGCGTGAAATAGAAATGAAAAAACTAGAAAACGAGCAGCAGTTAATGAGTTTTAAAAATGAAAAGTTACGACAAGATATTGAAGGCAAAAATAGAGAGCTAGCTATCTCTACTATGAGCCTTATAAAGAAAAATGAGTTTTTAAATACTATTAAAAATCAATTAAAAAGTGTTGAAAAAGATCAAGATGTTAAGTCGGTTATCGCAGTTATTGATAGAAACATAAACAATACAGACGATTGGAAATTTTTCCAAGAAGCCTTCAATAACGCAGATAAAGATTTCCTAAAAAAAGTAAAAAGTAAACACCCAGATCTTACGCCAAATGATTTAAAATTATGTGCCTATCTGAGGTTAAACCTTACATCAAAAGAAATAGCACCTCTCCTGAATATATCTCCTAGAAGTGTGGAAGTTAAGCGTTATCGCCTTAGAAAAAAAATGGATTTACCACATGAGTTTAGCTTAACAAATTATATACTGGATATATAA